In the Arachis ipaensis cultivar K30076 chromosome B10, Araip1.1, whole genome shotgun sequence genome, one interval contains:
- the LOC107621837 gene encoding uncharacterized protein LOC107621837: protein MAEDASKIEEACALDSVEGCECDNEDTSTVTYYCDWFHGHGLLCSTLKELKKELKGLKRGIVLRGQKWKTHFVPWLRTCCCSFGEMMSKKKKKKRRRRMQFQYDPKSYALNFDDGMIENEDDGAYLDFSARYACPLGINKEFLGLEASLNHDDEKHSGFIIHMF from the coding sequence ATGGCCGAAGATGCATCAAAGATTGAAGAAGCATGTGCACTTGACAGCGTAGAAGGTTGTGAATGCGATAATGAAGACACAAGCACAGTCACTTATTATTGTGACTGGTTCCATGGACATGGACTACTGTGCTCTACGTTGAAGGAACTGAAGAAGGAGTTGAAGGGACTCAAAAGGGGTATAGTTCTGAGAGGGCAAAAATGGAAGACACATTTTGTGCCATGGTTGAGGACATGCTGCTGCAGCTTCGGGGAAATGatgagcaagaagaagaagaagaagaggaggaggagaatgcAGTTCCAGTACGATCCAAAGAGTTATGCTCTTAATTTTGATGATGGAATGATAGAGAATGAGGATGATGGTGCTTATCTTGATTTTTCGGCTCGATATGCATGTCCATTGGGAATAAACAAGGAGTTTCTGGGCTTGGAAGCTAGCTTAAATCATGATG